One window of the Chelonoidis abingdonii isolate Lonesome George chromosome 3, CheloAbing_2.0, whole genome shotgun sequence genome contains the following:
- the TCF21 gene encoding transcription factor 21: protein MSTGSLSDVEDLQEVEMLECDGLKMDSNKEFGTSNESNEEGSNCENASPQKGRGASGKRKKAPTKKSPLNGVSQEGKQVQRNAANARERARMRVLSKAFSRLKTTLPWVPPDTKLSKLDTLRLASSYIAHLRQILANDKYENGYIHPVNLTWPFMVAGKPESDLKEVVNTNRLCGPTAS from the exons ATGTCCACTGGCTCGCTCAGCGATGTGGAAGACCTTCAGGAGGTGGAAATGCTGGAATGCGATGGCCTGAAAATGGATTCTAACAAAGAGTTTGGGACGTCGAACGAGAGCAACGAAGAGGGCTCCAATTGCGAGAACGCGTCCCCCCAAAAGGGGAGAGGCGCCTCCGGCAAGAGGAAAAAGGCTCCCACCaaaaagagccctttaaatggaGTGAGCCAAGAGGGGAAGCAAGTCCAGAGAAACGCTGCCAACGCCAGGGAGAGGGCGAGGATGCGGGTACTCAGCAAAGCTTTCTCGAGGCTTAAGACCACTTTGCCCTGGGTACCTCCAGACACCAAGCTTTCCAAACTGGACACCTTGCGACTGGCATCCAGCTACATTGCTCACCTGAGACAGATCCTGGCCAATGACAAGTACGAAAATGGTTACATTCACCCAGTCAATCTG ACTTGGCCTTTTATGGTGGCTGGCAAACCCGAGAGTGACCTGAAAGAAGTGGTGAACACAAATCGCTTGTGTGGACCTACAGCATCCTGA